In Sphingomonas sp. G-3-2-10, a single window of DNA contains:
- the rnr gene encoding ribonuclease R gives MKNQKQKNGLPTRQQIIDFITNSDTPAGKREIARAFGLHGNDKIALKALLKDMADEGLIDGAPGRAFHKMGGLPKVTVLRVTDADGDTVWAVPERWEAEGVPVPRLRVREKRGKGNALGVGDRILARTEEAGKGWIAHPMKKLARGEELMLGVLREEGGKLWLQGVEKKERRDFMVSDAGDAQPGDLVLAEKAGRPPRITARVTEILGDPFQPRSFSLIAIHKHGIPNVFSQELLDEAAKIAKQPLGDREDLRHLPILAIDPADARDHDDAVWATPDDDPKNAGGWKAIVAIADVSFYVRPGSELDREARKRGNSVYFPDRVVPMLPEVLSADVCSLKEGVDRAALVCHLQVSKDGDLKSWRFARSVVRLIGNVAYEDAQTIADGPGSERALLNEKLAPGTEKRAAIEAALKPLWDCWGALNKARARREPLDLDLPERRIVLDEKGRILSVAPRERLDAHKLIEDYMIAANVAAAKALEGKKAPVMYRIHEPPAREKLVALKDYLETFDIAFALGQVIKPQTFNRIIAKVGDADYRDEIMQQVLRSQTQAYYGPANHGHFGLSLGSYAHFTSPIRRYADLVVHRALVAAYALGPGGAIEDDASMEKTGTHISQLERRAMEAERDTIDRYVAAYLSAHVGEVMEARITGVQSFGFFATVDGVGGDGLVPARDLGTEYYRYDEAGQRLVGEHSGDEFKLGQRLQLRLAEANPVNGALRFELPDGKGSAGGERQDRHRKGGPKRVIKHRGRPANIRHQGRKR, from the coding sequence ATGAAAAACCAGAAACAGAAAAATGGGCTGCCCACGCGGCAGCAGATCATCGATTTCATCACCAATTCCGATACTCCGGCAGGCAAGCGCGAGATCGCGCGGGCGTTCGGACTGCATGGCAACGACAAGATCGCGCTGAAGGCGCTGCTGAAGGATATGGCCGACGAGGGCCTGATCGACGGCGCACCCGGTCGCGCCTTCCACAAGATGGGCGGACTGCCCAAGGTGACCGTGCTGCGCGTCACCGACGCCGATGGCGACACCGTCTGGGCGGTGCCCGAGCGCTGGGAAGCTGAGGGCGTCCCGGTGCCCCGGCTGCGCGTTCGCGAGAAGCGCGGCAAGGGCAATGCGCTGGGCGTGGGCGACCGCATCCTCGCGCGCACCGAAGAGGCCGGGAAGGGCTGGATCGCGCACCCGATGAAGAAGCTCGCGCGCGGCGAGGAGCTGATGCTCGGCGTGCTGCGCGAGGAAGGCGGCAAATTGTGGCTGCAAGGCGTGGAGAAAAAGGAACGCCGCGACTTCATGGTCTCCGACGCGGGCGATGCCCAGCCGGGCGATCTGGTGCTGGCCGAGAAGGCCGGGCGACCGCCGCGGATCACCGCGCGGGTGACCGAAATCCTGGGCGATCCGTTTCAGCCGCGCAGCTTCTCGCTGATCGCGATCCACAAGCATGGCATCCCCAACGTCTTCTCGCAGGAGCTGCTCGACGAAGCGGCGAAGATCGCGAAGCAGCCGCTGGGGGATCGTGAAGACCTGCGCCATTTGCCGATCCTCGCGATCGATCCCGCCGATGCGCGCGACCATGACGATGCCGTGTGGGCGACGCCCGACGACGATCCGAAGAATGCGGGCGGATGGAAGGCCATCGTCGCGATCGCGGACGTCAGCTTCTATGTGCGCCCCGGTTCCGAGCTGGACCGCGAGGCGCGCAAGCGGGGCAATTCGGTCTATTTCCCGGATCGCGTCGTGCCGATGCTGCCCGAGGTGCTTTCGGCGGACGTCTGTTCGCTGAAGGAAGGCGTCGATCGCGCGGCGCTGGTCTGCCACCTGCAGGTTTCGAAGGACGGCGATCTCAAATCGTGGCGCTTCGCCCGCTCGGTCGTGCGGCTGATCGGCAATGTCGCTTATGAGGATGCGCAGACCATCGCCGATGGTCCGGGGTCCGAGCGCGCGCTGCTGAACGAGAAGCTGGCGCCGGGAACGGAGAAGCGGGCGGCGATCGAGGCGGCGCTGAAGCCGCTCTGGGATTGCTGGGGCGCACTCAACAAGGCGCGGGCGCGGCGCGAGCCGCTGGACCTCGATTTGCCCGAGCGGCGGATCGTGCTGGACGAGAAGGGGCGCATCCTGTCGGTCGCGCCGCGCGAGCGGCTGGATGCGCACAAGCTGATCGAGGATTATATGATCGCGGCGAATGTCGCGGCGGCCAAGGCGCTGGAGGGCAAGAAGGCCCCGGTGATGTACCGCATCCACGAGCCGCCCGCGCGCGAGAAGCTGGTCGCGCTGAAGGACTATCTCGAGACGTTCGACATCGCCTTCGCGCTGGGTCAGGTGATCAAGCCGCAGACGTTCAACCGCATCATCGCCAAGGTGGGCGACGCGGACTATCGCGACGAGATCATGCAGCAGGTGCTGCGCAGCCAGACCCAGGCCTATTACGGTCCGGCGAACCACGGCCATTTCGGCCTGTCGCTGGGCAGCTATGCGCACTTCACGTCGCCGATCCGGCGCTATGCCGATCTGGTGGTCCATCGCGCGCTGGTGGCGGCCTATGCGCTGGGGCCGGGCGGGGCGATCGAGGACGACGCCTCGATGGAGAAGACCGGTACGCATATCAGCCAGCTCGAGCGGCGGGCGATGGAAGCCGAGCGGGACACCATCGACCGGTATGTGGCGGCCTATCTCTCCGCCCATGTCGGCGAAGTGATGGAAGCGCGGATCACCGGGGTGCAGAGCTTCGGCTTCTTCGCGACAGTGGACGGCGTGGGCGGCGACGGGCTGGTGCCCGCGCGCGACCTCGGCACCGAATATTATCGCTATGACGAAGCCGGACAGCGGCTGGTGGGCGAGCATAGCGGGGACGAGTTCAAGCTGGGCCAGCGGCTCCAGCTGCGGCTGGCAGAAGCCAATCCGGTCAACGGGGCGCTGCGCTTCGAACTGCCCGACGGCAAGGGTTCGGCAGGCGGCGAGCGACAGGACCGGCATCGCAAGGGCGGGCCGAAGCGCGTCATCAAGCATCGCGGCCGGCCGGCGAATATCCGGCATCAGGGCAGGAAGCGGTAA
- a CDS encoding TMEM175 family protein, with translation MTPEIIKRVDNFTDAAFAFAVTLMVVGAGGSGADAATLESAVAAIPSFAIGFAIITLFWFSHVQWRALRGPGDARSLLLTLLLIFMVLVYIVPLRAMSVAFAAFLIGNHDAYRGGLGHLFTIYGFGFTAMSAITVLLFRDALRNQDLDPEKRRMAAGQSWIWLILATTGLASTLLAMIPGPHLFAPFLYATLPVTIGIFSWRWRWAA, from the coding sequence ATGACGCCTGAAATCATCAAGCGGGTCGATAATTTCACCGACGCCGCCTTTGCCTTCGCCGTCACGCTGATGGTGGTCGGCGCGGGCGGATCGGGCGCCGATGCGGCAACGCTGGAGAGCGCGGTGGCGGCGATCCCGTCCTTCGCGATCGGCTTTGCGATCATCACTTTGTTCTGGTTCAGCCATGTCCAGTGGCGCGCATTGCGCGGGCCGGGCGATGCGCGGTCGCTGCTGCTGACCCTGCTGCTGATCTTCATGGTGCTGGTCTATATCGTGCCGCTGCGGGCGATGTCGGTGGCGTTCGCGGCGTTCCTGATCGGCAATCACGACGCCTATCGCGGCGGGCTGGGGCACCTCTTCACCATCTATGGCTTCGGCTTCACCGCCATGTCGGCGATCACCGTGCTGCTGTTCCGCGATGCGCTGCGCAATCAGGATCTCGATCCGGAGAAAAGGCGGATGGCGGCGGGGCAGAGCTGGATCTGGCTGATCCTCGCCACGACCGGGCTGGCCTCCACGCTGCTCGCGATGATTCCGGGCCCGCATCTGTTCGCCCCGTTCCTGTACGCCACGCTGCCGGTGACGATCGGCATCTTCTCGTGGCGGTGGCGCTGGGCCGCCTAG
- a CDS encoding saccharopine dehydrogenase NADP-binding domain-containing protein, giving the protein MADREFDIIVYGATGFTGRLVAEYLTNNYADGSLSWAMAGRSLTKLHEVRDEIGAPADTPLLTANADDPQAPLALAARAKVVITTVGPYQLYGEALLAACVTAGTAYVDLCGEPNWMHDMIAKYQADAQASGARIVFSCGFDSIPFDLGVWAAQQAAIAKFGKPAPRVKGRVRAMKGTFSGGTFASGKATAMAAAKNPSVFKVLLDPFALTPGFSGPDQPKGVLPEYDDAVGGWVAPFMMAVINTKNVHRTNFLAGHPYGEDFRYDEMMIAPGIGEMGKAAAEAIAKMNPMNADKGPAPGEGPSKEERETGFYDIAFIAEMPDGQRVTATVKGDRDPGYGSTSKMIAESAICLIRDVPADGRGGIWTPGALMAEPLKARLEAKAGLSFSID; this is encoded by the coding sequence ATGGCCGACCGCGAATTCGACATCATCGTCTATGGCGCAACCGGCTTCACCGGGCGTCTCGTCGCCGAATATCTCACCAACAATTACGCCGATGGCAGCCTCAGCTGGGCGATGGCCGGGCGTTCGCTGACCAAGCTGCACGAGGTCCGCGACGAGATCGGCGCTCCGGCGGATACCCCGCTCCTCACCGCCAATGCCGATGATCCGCAGGCGCCGCTGGCACTGGCCGCGCGGGCGAAGGTCGTCATCACCACCGTCGGTCCCTACCAGCTCTATGGCGAAGCGCTGCTCGCCGCCTGCGTCACCGCCGGCACCGCCTATGTCGATCTGTGCGGCGAGCCGAACTGGATGCACGACATGATCGCCAAATATCAGGCCGATGCGCAGGCCAGCGGCGCGCGCATCGTCTTCTCGTGCGGGTTCGATTCGATCCCGTTCGATCTCGGCGTCTGGGCCGCGCAGCAGGCCGCCATCGCGAAATTCGGCAAGCCCGCGCCGCGCGTGAAGGGCCGGGTCCGCGCGATGAAGGGCACCTTCTCCGGCGGCACCTTCGCCAGCGGCAAGGCGACCGCGATGGCCGCCGCGAAAAACCCCTCGGTGTTCAAGGTCCTGCTCGATCCCTTCGCGCTGACACCCGGCTTCAGCGGGCCGGATCAGCCCAAGGGCGTGCTGCCCGAATATGACGATGCGGTCGGCGGCTGGGTCGCGCCGTTCATGATGGCGGTGATCAACACCAAGAATGTCCACCGCACCAATTTCCTGGCCGGGCATCCCTATGGCGAGGATTTCCGCTACGACGAGATGATGATCGCCCCCGGTATCGGCGAGATGGGCAAGGCAGCAGCCGAGGCCATCGCGAAGATGAACCCGATGAACGCCGACAAGGGCCCCGCGCCCGGCGAAGGCCCGTCGAAGGAAGAGCGCGAGACCGGCTTCTACGACATCGCCTTCATCGCCGAGATGCCCGACGGCCAGCGCGTCACCGCCACGGTGAAGGGCGATCGCGACCCCGGCTATGGCTCGACCAGCAAGATGATCGCCGAAAGCGCGATCTGCCTGATCCGCGACGTGCCTGCGGATGGCAGGGGCGGCATCTGGACGCCCGGCGCGCTGATGGCGGAACCGCTCAAGGCGCGGCTCGAAGCCAAGGCGGGACTCAGCTTCTCGATCGACTAG
- a CDS encoding ABC transporter transmembrane domain-containing protein — MADEAPQPQPKRKLSNLLVIWSFTRRYPLQLLIATIALTVSSLATSSVPLMFKLIVDKGFAGQADTGNIGMYFKMLLLVVLALAIATAVRFYFVSWIGERTVADMRVAVQRNLLRLPPKWFEENRPSEIASRLTSDTAIVEQVVGSTVSIALRNLLTGVIGVVLLFVLAPTIAAYLIVGIPVAVLPIMWLGSRVRLLSRNSQDRIADIGAIASETLGAMRIVQAFGQEDREARRFADAVARSFAAGKRRFALRAVMTALVIGLLFTAIVLIVWEAVSGVASGAISGGSVIAFVLTAGLVTGSLGSLTEVYGDLLRASGAASRLAELLHEEPDIVAPANPVALPQPPQGAVVFDHVTFRYPSRPEVSALTEFNLIVNPGETVAVVGPSGAGKSTIFQLVQRFYDPEAGEIRIDGVPVKQADPAAIRARMAMVPQETVIFAANARDNLRYGAWDASDDAIWAAAEAANAAEFLRELPQGLDTFLGEGGARLSGGQRQRIAIARALLRDAPILLLDEATSALDAESEKLVQDALEKLMANRTTLVIAHRLATVRAAGRIVVMDDGKIVETGTHAELVAKGGLYARLASLQFNEAA; from the coding sequence ATGGCCGACGAAGCTCCCCAGCCCCAACCGAAGCGCAAGCTCAGCAACCTCCTGGTGATCTGGAGCTTTACGCGGCGCTATCCGCTGCAATTGCTGATCGCGACCATCGCGCTGACCGTCTCGTCGCTGGCGACCAGCTCGGTCCCGCTGATGTTCAAGCTGATCGTGGACAAGGGGTTCGCCGGACAGGCCGACACCGGCAATATCGGCATGTATTTCAAGATGCTGCTGCTGGTCGTGCTGGCGCTGGCCATTGCCACCGCCGTTCGCTTCTACTTCGTCTCGTGGATCGGCGAGCGCACCGTGGCGGACATGCGCGTCGCGGTTCAGCGCAACCTGCTGCGCCTGCCGCCCAAATGGTTCGAGGAGAATCGCCCCTCCGAAATCGCGTCGCGCCTCACCTCGGACACCGCGATCGTCGAGCAGGTCGTCGGCAGCACCGTGTCGATCGCGTTGCGCAATCTGCTGACCGGCGTGATCGGCGTGGTCCTGCTGTTCGTGCTGGCGCCGACCATCGCGGCCTATCTGATCGTCGGCATCCCCGTCGCGGTGCTGCCGATCATGTGGCTGGGCAGCCGCGTGCGGCTTCTCTCGCGCAACAGTCAGGACCGGATCGCCGATATCGGCGCGATCGCCTCCGAGACACTCGGCGCGATGCGCATCGTCCAGGCGTTCGGGCAGGAAGACCGCGAGGCCCGGCGCTTCGCCGATGCCGTCGCGCGCAGCTTCGCCGCGGGCAAGCGCCGCTTCGCACTGCGCGCGGTGATGACCGCGCTGGTGATCGGCCTGCTCTTCACCGCCATCGTCCTGATCGTGTGGGAAGCGGTCTCCGGCGTCGCAAGCGGCGCGATCTCCGGCGGCTCGGTCATCGCCTTCGTGCTCACCGCCGGCCTCGTCACCGGATCGCTCGGCTCGCTGACCGAAGTCTATGGCGATCTGCTGCGCGCGTCCGGCGCCGCCAGCCGCCTTGCCGAGCTGCTGCATGAAGAGCCCGACATCGTCGCGCCCGCCAATCCGGTCGCCCTGCCCCAGCCGCCGCAGGGCGCGGTCGTGTTCGATCACGTCACCTTCCGCTATCCGTCGCGGCCCGAAGTCTCGGCGCTCACTGAGTTCAACCTGATCGTGAACCCGGGCGAGACCGTCGCCGTCGTCGGCCCGTCGGGTGCGGGCAAATCGACGATCTTCCAGCTCGTCCAGCGTTTCTACGATCCCGAAGCGGGCGAGATCCGCATCGACGGCGTGCCGGTGAAGCAGGCCGATCCCGCCGCGATCCGCGCGCGCATGGCGATGGTGCCGCAGGAAACGGTGATCTTCGCCGCCAATGCCCGCGACAATCTCCGCTACGGCGCATGGGATGCCAGCGACGACGCGATCTGGGCCGCGGCCGAAGCCGCCAACGCCGCCGAGTTCCTCCGCGAACTGCCGCAGGGCCTCGATACCTTCCTCGGCGAAGGCGGCGCGCGCCTCTCTGGCGGCCAGCGCCAGCGCATCGCCATCGCCCGCGCCCTGCTGCGCGACGCCCCGATCCTGCTGCTCGACGAAGCCACCTCCGCGCTCGACGCCGAAAGCGAGAAGCTGGTGCAGGACGCGCTGGAAAAGCTGATGGCAAACCGCACCACCCTCGTCATCGCCCACCGCCTCGCCACCGTCCGCGCCGCGGGCCGCATCGTGGTGATGGACGACGGCAAGATCGTCGAAACCGGCACCCATGCCGAACTGGTGGCGAAGGGCGGCCTCTACGCGCGCCTCGCCTCGCTCCAGTTCAACGAAGCTGCATAA
- a CDS encoding DMT family transporter — MSSDRILSGIGLRLFAIACLATMAASIKLVEARGASLIEILFYRQLFAVPLVTAWLAIGPGLHTIRTKRIGAHIGRTVVGLTGMVFNFGAIVLLPLAEATTLQFTVPIFATILGALVLREGVGWHRWLAVATGFAGVLIVAQPGDGHFPLYGTAVGLTAAFLVAIIAIQLRQLGKTEAAGTTVFWFSVLSLPPLFIAYAFDMRPHDLTTFALLGATGIIGGIGQLALTASLRMAPVSAVVPMDYSSLVWATLYGWLFFSVLPTPATWLGAPIIIASGLYIVWREHKRHQEKPVEMSL; from the coding sequence GTGTCCTCCGATCGCATCCTGTCCGGCATCGGCCTTCGCCTCTTCGCGATCGCCTGCCTCGCCACGATGGCGGCGTCGATCAAGCTGGTCGAGGCGCGCGGCGCCTCGCTGATCGAGATCCTGTTCTATCGCCAGCTCTTCGCGGTGCCGCTGGTCACCGCATGGCTCGCGATCGGCCCCGGCCTCCACACGATCCGGACGAAGCGGATCGGCGCGCATATCGGCCGCACCGTCGTCGGCCTCACCGGCATGGTATTCAATTTCGGCGCGATCGTGCTGCTGCCGCTGGCCGAAGCGACCACGCTGCAATTCACCGTACCGATCTTCGCGACCATCCTCGGCGCGCTGGTGCTGCGCGAAGGCGTTGGCTGGCATCGCTGGCTGGCGGTGGCGACCGGATTCGCGGGCGTGCTGATCGTTGCCCAGCCCGGCGACGGCCATTTCCCGCTTTACGGCACCGCGGTCGGCCTGACCGCCGCCTTCCTCGTCGCGATCATCGCGATCCAGCTGCGCCAGCTCGGCAAGACCGAAGCCGCCGGCACCACCGTCTTCTGGTTCTCGGTCCTGTCGCTGCCGCCGCTGTTCATCGCCTATGCGTTCGACATGCGCCCGCACGATCTGACCACCTTCGCGCTGCTGGGCGCGACCGGGATCATCGGGGGGATCGGGCAGCTTGCGCTCACCGCATCGCTACGCATGGCGCCGGTCTCGGCGGTCGTGCCGATGGATTATTCCAGCCTCGTCTGGGCCACCCTCTATGGCTGGCTGTTCTTCTCGGTGCTGCCGACGCCCGCAACCTGGCTCGGCGCGCCGATCATCATCGCCAGCGGCCTCTATATCGTCTGGCGCGAGCACAAGCGGCACCAGGAAAAGCCGGTGGAGATGAGCCTCTAG
- the glpD gene encoding glycerol-3-phosphate dehydrogenase, producing MTYDLLIAGGGINGCAIAREASLLGLKVLLVEKDDLASHTSSASTKLIHGGLRYLETYEFRLVREALHERERLLAAAPHLIRPLTFVLPHAHAVRPWWMVRAGLYLYDLLAGKSSLPRSRGLHAADTEFTDPLKGDHRGFVYSDAWVDDARLTLANALDAAAHGAEIATRTELLDARREGEYWKAELSDGRTVEARGLVNAAGPWVRSLLDRVDVDPRSEVRLVKGSHIVVPRLFEGDHAYILQQPDRRIVFAIPYENGFTEIGTTDIPVEKPEDAVCSDDEVQYLLDAVNRYFTRQVAPADVVWKWSGVRPLHDDGAAKAQAVTRDYVLEIDQAGAPLLSVFGGKITTARALAEEALEKLAPLLDVPVQPMTRARVFPGGAIAGFDDFAAKVAAQWPFLGTGRARRMAHAYGSTIGEMLEGVTGLDDLGGGLSTVEVRWMRDREWARTAEDVLWRRSKVGLHAPESAAKVAAILDE from the coding sequence ATGACTTACGATCTCCTGATCGCCGGCGGCGGCATCAATGGCTGCGCCATCGCCCGCGAGGCATCCCTGCTCGGACTCAAGGTGCTGCTGGTCGAAAAGGACGACCTCGCCAGCCACACCAGCTCGGCTTCGACCAAGCTGATCCACGGCGGGCTGCGCTATCTCGAAACCTATGAATTCCGGCTGGTCCGCGAAGCGCTGCACGAGCGCGAACGCCTGCTCGCCGCCGCCCCGCATCTGATCCGTCCGCTCACCTTCGTGCTGCCCCATGCCCATGCGGTGCGGCCCTGGTGGATGGTGCGCGCCGGCCTCTATCTCTACGACCTGCTGGCCGGCAAATCCTCGCTGCCCCGTTCGCGCGGCCTGCACGCCGCGGACACCGAATTCACCGATCCGCTGAAGGGCGACCATCGCGGCTTCGTCTATTCCGACGCCTGGGTAGACGACGCCCGCCTCACCCTCGCCAACGCGCTGGACGCCGCAGCGCACGGCGCGGAGATCGCAACGCGCACCGAATTGCTCGACGCTCGCCGCGAAGGCGAATATTGGAAGGCCGAATTGTCGGACGGCCGCACCGTGGAAGCACGCGGGCTGGTCAACGCAGCCGGGCCGTGGGTCCGCTCCTTGCTCGATCGGGTCGATGTCGATCCGCGTTCGGAGGTGCGGCTGGTCAAGGGCAGCCATATCGTCGTGCCCCGGCTGTTCGAAGGGGACCACGCCTATATCCTCCAGCAGCCCGACCGCCGCATCGTGTTCGCCATCCCCTATGAGAACGGCTTCACCGAGATCGGCACCACCGACATTCCGGTGGAAAAGCCCGAGGATGCGGTCTGCTCGGATGACGAGGTTCAGTATCTCCTCGACGCGGTGAACCGCTATTTCACCCGGCAGGTCGCCCCCGCCGATGTCGTGTGGAAATGGTCCGGCGTCCGTCCCCTGCACGACGACGGCGCGGCCAAGGCACAGGCAGTGACGCGCGACTATGTGCTCGAAATCGATCAGGCCGGCGCCCCGCTGCTCTCGGTCTTCGGCGGAAAGATCACCACCGCCCGCGCGCTGGCCGAGGAAGCGCTGGAGAAGCTCGCGCCCTTGCTCGATGTCCCCGTCCAGCCGATGACCCGCGCCCGCGTCTTCCCCGGCGGCGCGATCGCCGGGTTCGACGATTTCGCGGCAAAGGTCGCCGCGCAATGGCCCTTTCTCGGCACCGGACGCGCCCGGCGCATGGCCCATGCCTATGGCTCGACGATCGGCGAGATGCTGGAAGGCGTGACCGGTCTCGACGATCTGGGCGGCGGCCTCAGCACGGTCGAGGTCCGCTGGATGCGCGATCGCGAATGGGCGCGCACTGCCGAGGACGTGCTGTGGCGGCGCAGCAAGGTCGGGCTGCACGCGCCCGAGTCGGCGGCAAAGGTGGCCGCGATTCTCGACGAATGA
- a CDS encoding TIGR02466 family protein has translation MRTLFVTQLYEQPLGDEALVAELEDSCLQLAEDDMAGRRWCREHGYRGYTSYASLNDLPIRDPAFADLKRLLDKHVAKFALASAFELAGKKLKLDSLWVNVLDGKGGHSGHIHPHSVVSGTIYVALPKGARGLKLEDPRLAMMMAAPPRREDAPETLQAFVEVTPEVGTVLLWESWLRHEVPPGSGSEKRISVSFNYRW, from the coding sequence GTGCGGACGCTGTTCGTCACCCAGCTCTACGAGCAGCCGCTGGGCGACGAAGCGCTCGTCGCCGAGCTGGAGGACTCGTGCCTCCAGCTTGCCGAGGACGATATGGCGGGGCGGCGCTGGTGCCGCGAGCATGGCTATCGCGGGTACACCAGCTACGCTTCGCTGAACGACCTCCCGATCCGCGATCCGGCCTTTGCCGATCTCAAGCGCCTGCTGGACAAGCATGTCGCGAAGTTCGCGCTGGCGAGCGCGTTCGAACTGGCGGGCAAGAAGCTCAAGCTCGACAGCCTGTGGGTCAATGTCCTCGACGGCAAGGGCGGGCATAGCGGGCATATCCACCCGCACAGCGTGGTTTCGGGCACCATCTATGTCGCGCTGCCCAAGGGTGCGCGCGGGCTGAAGCTGGAGGACCCCCGGCTGGCGATGATGATGGCCGCCCCGCCGCGCCGCGAGGACGCGCCGGAGACGCTTCAGGCCTTTGTCGAAGTGACGCCCGAGGTGGGGACAGTGCTGCTGTGGGAAAGCTGGCTGCGCCACGAAGTGCCGCCGGGTTCGGGCAGCGAGAAGCGGATCAGCGTCAGCTTCAACTATCGCTGGTAG
- a CDS encoding aminoacyl--tRNA ligase-related protein, with product MIKHALTVTREADFNAWYQAVITEADMAEESGVRGCMVIRPWGYGIWERIQRLLDDRIKASGYDNTYFPLFIPLSYFEKEADHVEGFAKEMAVVTHHRLIGDGKGGLMPDPAAKLEEPLIVRPTSETVIGAAFSRWVQSWRDLPVQINQWANVVRWEMRTRMFLRTSEFLWQEGHAAYASADQAREETLKALELYRSFAEDCAGIPVIAGEKPEHERFPGAVSTYSIEAMMQDGKALQAGTSHFLGTTFSSAQDIKFQNASGELELAQTISWGMSTRMVGGLIMTHGDDDGLRVPPRLAPWQIVIVPMLRDNDEDAALIDYCKGVQAELAKLYAFGEPVRALLDLKSVKAATKRWGWVKKGAPIVIEVGGRDMAGGNLSVIRRDRLYREDGKLDSAVVAKGDFVGGAVAALEEVQTTLFTQARDRMQANIRRDVTEFADLQAFFEKGGKFPGWLEINWSKPSGEELDKVVERLKALKLTVRNVPGDAAPATGNCIFTGKPAVERILIARAY from the coding sequence ATGATCAAGCACGCCCTCACCGTCACCCGCGAAGCGGATTTCAACGCCTGGTATCAGGCCGTCATCACCGAAGCCGACATGGCCGAGGAAAGCGGCGTTCGCGGCTGCATGGTCATCCGGCCGTGGGGCTATGGAATCTGGGAACGGATCCAGCGCCTGCTCGACGACCGCATCAAGGCATCGGGATACGACAACACCTATTTCCCGCTATTCATCCCGCTCTCCTATTTCGAGAAGGAAGCGGACCATGTGGAAGGCTTCGCCAAGGAGATGGCGGTCGTCACGCATCACCGGCTGATCGGCGACGGCAAGGGCGGGCTGATGCCCGATCCCGCCGCGAAGCTGGAAGAGCCGCTGATCGTGCGGCCGACCAGCGAGACAGTGATCGGCGCGGCTTTCAGCCGCTGGGTCCAGTCGTGGCGCGACCTGCCGGTGCAGATCAACCAGTGGGCGAACGTGGTGCGCTGGGAAATGCGCACGCGCATGTTCCTGCGCACCAGCGAGTTCCTGTGGCAGGAAGGCCATGCCGCCTATGCCAGCGCCGATCAGGCGCGCGAGGAGACGCTGAAGGCGCTCGAACTGTATCGCAGCTTCGCCGAGGACTGCGCGGGCATCCCGGTGATCGCGGGCGAGAAGCCCGAGCATGAACGCTTCCCCGGTGCGGTTTCGACCTATTCGATCGAAGCGATGATGCAGGACGGCAAGGCGCTGCAGGCGGGCACCAGCCACTTCCTGGGCACCACTTTCTCGTCGGCGCAGGACATCAAGTTCCAGAACGCCAGCGGCGAGCTGGAACTGGCGCAGACGATCAGCTGGGGCATGTCGACCCGCATGGTCGGCGGCCTGATCATGACACATGGCGATGACGATGGCCTGCGCGTACCGCCCCGCCTTGCGCCGTGGCAGATCGTGATCGTGCCGATGCTGCGCGACAATGACGAGGACGCCGCGCTGATCGACTATTGCAAGGGCGTGCAGGCCGAACTCGCCAAGCTGTATGCGTTCGGCGAGCCGGTGCGTGCGCTGCTCGACCTGAAGTCGGTCAAGGCCGCGACGAAGCGCTGGGGCTGGGTCAAGAAGGGCGCGCCGATCGTGATCGAAGTGGGCGGGCGCGACATGGCCGGCGGCAACCTCTCGGTGATCCGCCGCGACCGGCTGTACCGCGAGGACGGCAAGCTCGACAGCGCCGTGGTGGCCAAGGGCGACTTCGTGGGTGGCGCAGTGGCGGCGCTGGAGGAAGTCCAGACCACGCTGTTCACCCAGGCGCGCGACCGGATGCAGGCGAATATCCGCCGCGACGTGACCGAGTTCGCGGACTTGCAGGCCTTTTTCGAAAAGGGCGGCAAGTTTCCCGGCTGGCTCGAGATCAACTGGTCGAAGCCGAGCGGCGAAGAGCTGGACAAGGTGGTCGAGCGGCTGAAAGCGCTGAAGCTGACCGTGCGCAACGTGCCGGGCGACGCCGCGCCGGCGACGGGCAATTGCATCTTCACCGGCAAGCCGGCGGTGGAGCGGATCCTGATCGCCCGGGCCTATTGA
- a CDS encoding PilZ domain-containing protein — protein MATRATQFRTVTPALVEQRAAARHRILLTKTKVSGRDKSPVEAMLHDLSVYGCRLACQVSHAVGDRIWLRLRGDQPVSATVAWNDGEYLGCRFDAPIDRNLMRSLTLVIC, from the coding sequence ATGGCGACTCGGGCAACACAATTCAGGACGGTCACACCTGCGCTTGTCGAACAGCGCGCAGCAGCGCGTCACCGCATCCTGCTGACCAAAACGAAGGTCAGCGGCCGCGACAAGTCGCCGGTCGAAGCGATGCTGCACGACTTGTCGGTCTATGGCTGCCGCCTCGCCTGTCAGGTCTCGCACGCGGTGGGCGACAGGATCTGGCTCCGCCTGCGCGGCGACCAGCCCGTTTCGGCCACCGTGGCATGGAACGACGGCGAATATCTCGGCTGCCGCTTCGACGCCCCGATCGATCGCAACCTGATGCGTTCGCTCACGCTGGTGATCTGCTGA